A genome region from Microcella alkaliphila includes the following:
- a CDS encoding type III polyketide synthase: MNAHHPAAVLRAISTVLPDTVIEQGRVRDIFARQEGLSRLGQRLVATAFDSSGIDTRHTVITDFGDNNADARGAAPAYIDEATGALHAPGTKARNDHYIAAAGPMFVEAARRAIHAADGIEAADVTHVITVSCTGFFAPGPEYLIARDLGLDPALQRYHLGFMGCYAALPALRMAAQFCAADPDAVVLVVSVELCTLHLHASDDPDLIVANSLFGDAGVAGIVSRRPLGAGERGLRVDRSETAVTPVGESDMAWTIGDEGFDMVLSTAVPQIIGEHISAALQPLVSPVPELASALAEDGLGRAVARWAVHPGGRSIVDKVEESLGLEPQQVAPSRDVLRTIGNVSSATVMVVMQRNLEAYAEPGDRLIALAFGPGLTVESTLMTVVTG; this comes from the coding sequence ATGAATGCCCACCACCCCGCCGCCGTTCTGCGCGCCATCAGCACGGTGCTGCCCGACACCGTCATCGAGCAAGGTCGGGTGCGTGACATCTTCGCCCGCCAAGAGGGGCTTAGCCGGCTGGGGCAACGCCTCGTCGCCACGGCATTCGACTCGTCGGGCATCGACACCCGGCACACCGTCATCACCGACTTCGGCGACAACAACGCTGACGCGCGGGGGGCCGCCCCCGCCTACATCGACGAGGCGACGGGGGCGTTGCACGCCCCGGGCACCAAGGCGCGCAACGACCACTACATCGCCGCGGCCGGGCCGATGTTCGTGGAGGCCGCTCGGCGCGCGATACATGCCGCTGACGGCATTGAAGCGGCCGACGTCACGCACGTGATCACCGTCTCGTGCACAGGCTTCTTCGCCCCGGGCCCCGAATACCTCATCGCGCGCGATCTCGGCCTCGACCCAGCGTTACAGCGATACCACCTGGGATTCATGGGCTGCTACGCCGCGCTCCCGGCCCTGCGCATGGCGGCACAGTTCTGCGCCGCTGACCCCGATGCCGTCGTGCTCGTCGTCAGCGTCGAGCTGTGCACGCTACACCTGCACGCGAGTGACGACCCCGACCTGATCGTCGCGAACTCGCTCTTCGGCGACGCGGGAGTCGCCGGCATCGTGAGTCGCCGCCCGCTCGGCGCGGGCGAGCGTGGCCTGCGAGTCGATCGCTCCGAGACGGCCGTGACGCCCGTCGGCGAGAGCGACATGGCGTGGACCATCGGTGACGAGGGCTTCGACATGGTCTTGTCGACCGCCGTGCCGCAGATCATCGGCGAGCACATATCGGCAGCCTTGCAGCCGCTCGTGTCCCCTGTTCCCGAGCTTGCCAGCGCTCTCGCCGAGGACGGACTCGGGCGAGCGGTCGCGCGCTGGGCCGTGCATCCCGGTGGGCGAAGCATCGTCGACAAGGTCGAGGAAAGCCTCGGCCTCGAACCGCAGCAGGTGGCCCCGTCGCGCGACGTGCTGCGCACCATCGGAAACGTGTCGAGCGCCACCGTCATGGTCGTCATGCAACGCAACCTCGAGGCATACGCCGAGCCCGGCGATCGCCTGATCGCGCTCGCGTTCGGCCCCGGCCTCACCGTCGAGTCGACGCTCATGACCGTCGTCACGGGATAG
- a CDS encoding methyltransferase domain-containing protein has translation MDALHLTYGHFATVNAAVSDIDGIFADEIAARGRGAAGRVVRVLDIGTGGADLPRALLDRAARAGIALEVVAIDPDPRAIGWARTQALPPGLDLREATTADLLAAGERFDVVLSNHVVHHLDARELGMLFADSEALLAPGGVAVHHDLARSRLGYVGYDLGMRVLYPTLFRGSFLHVDGLISIRRSHTPRELRHALPPGWSVRHYRVPWRLLIRHERPHE, from the coding sequence GTGGACGCGCTCCATCTCACGTACGGCCACTTCGCGACCGTGAACGCCGCCGTGAGCGACATCGACGGCATCTTCGCCGACGAGATTGCGGCGCGTGGGCGAGGCGCCGCGGGACGCGTAGTGCGCGTGCTCGACATCGGCACCGGCGGAGCGGACCTGCCACGGGCGCTGCTCGACAGGGCGGCCCGAGCGGGCATCGCCCTGGAGGTCGTCGCGATCGACCCCGACCCGCGTGCGATCGGGTGGGCGCGCACTCAGGCGCTGCCGCCGGGCCTCGACCTGCGGGAGGCGACCACGGCCGACCTTCTGGCGGCGGGGGAACGGTTCGACGTGGTGCTGTCGAACCACGTCGTGCACCACCTCGACGCCCGCGAGCTCGGGATGCTCTTCGCCGACTCGGAAGCGCTGCTCGCCCCCGGCGGCGTCGCCGTCCATCACGACCTTGCGCGCAGCAGGCTCGGCTACGTCGGCTACGACCTCGGCATGCGGGTTCTGTACCCCACCCTGTTCCGCGGATCGTTCCTGCACGTCGACGGGCTGATCAGCATCCGTCGATCGCACACGCCCCGCGAATTGCGCCACGCGCTTCCGCCCGGCTGGAGCGTCCGCCACTATCGGGTGCCCTGGCGGCTCCTCATTCGCCATGAGCGGCCCCATGAGTGA